The proteins below are encoded in one region of Winogradskyella helgolandensis:
- a CDS encoding tetratricopeptide repeat protein codes for MKYLILITFLVVTSVTQAQTNFEKGMIKAFELWQADKTDEAENMFERIAKAEPKEWLPNYYIAQINSLKSWTEKDVTILKAQLDKAQLHLDEALLKSENNVELLVMQSQVYTNWVAFDGMTYGMKYSGKIAELYEKAVALDPKNPRAALCKAEWAMGSAKYFGKDTTPYCKEIEASVKLFNTFKAESELHPNWGKERAVAVAKDCKA; via the coding sequence ATGAAATATCTAATCCTTATTACATTTCTTGTTGTTACATCAGTAACACAAGCCCAAACCAATTTCGAAAAAGGCATGATAAAAGCCTTTGAACTTTGGCAAGCAGACAAAACCGACGAAGCTGAAAATATGTTTGAGCGCATTGCAAAAGCCGAACCTAAAGAATGGTTGCCCAATTATTATATTGCTCAGATTAACAGTTTAAAAAGCTGGACAGAAAAAGATGTCACCATTTTAAAAGCGCAACTAGACAAAGCCCAGCTGCATTTAGATGAGGCGCTATTAAAAAGTGAAAATAACGTAGAATTGCTAGTAATGCAGTCACAAGTTTATACTAATTGGGTGGCTTTTGATGGTATGACCTACGGTATGAAATATAGTGGAAAAATAGCAGAGTTGTATGAAAAAGCAGTGGCTTTAGATCCAAAAAATCCAAGAGCAGCTTTGTGTAAAGCAGAATGGGCAATGGGAAGTGCCAAGTATTTTGGAAAAGACACCACGCCTTATTGTAAAGAGATTGAAGCATCCGTAAAACTTTTTAATACCTTTAAAGCAGAGAGCGAATTGCACCCTAATTGGGGAAAAGAACGTGCTGTAGCCGTAGCAAAAGATTGTAAAGCTTAA
- a CDS encoding 2TM domain-containing protein, whose translation MEKFEIESYEDHNESTDFRNEEAYLRAKKKVDAIVGFYWHLAVYVIVNLFLIILIGVNSSEGFTGFGPYATAFFWGIGLAFHFLGVFGTNFLFGKQWEKRKIQEFMEKEEENWE comes from the coding sequence ATGGAAAAGTTTGAAATAGAATCTTACGAAGACCATAATGAATCTACCGATTTTAGAAATGAAGAAGCCTATTTAAGAGCAAAGAAAAAGGTAGATGCTATTGTTGGTTTTTACTGGCATTTGGCGGTTTACGTTATTGTGAATTTGTTTCTAATAATTCTGATCGGAGTTAATTCTTCAGAAGGGTTTACAGGTTTTGGACCCTATGCCACGGCTTTTTTCTGGGGCATAGGATTAGCATTTCATTTTCTAGGCGTATTTGGCACTAATTTCCTCTTTGGAAAGCAATGGGAAAAGCGAAAGATTCAAGAATTTATGGAAAAGGAAGAGGAGAATTGGGAATAG
- a CDS encoding DUF2141 domain-containing protein — protein MNILLKIIIISVISLFSFQLEAQENYTLTVTVVEADSNDGKMFIALYNTETGFLKENYKGHISAIENKRCTVTFEGIPGGIYAVSVFHDENDNGKMDTNFMHIPKEDYGCSNGATGFMGPPKWKDAKFEIKADKAIKITL, from the coding sequence ATGAATATACTCTTAAAAATCATCATTATTTCTGTTATTAGTTTATTTAGTTTTCAGTTAGAAGCACAAGAAAATTATACGCTAACTGTAACAGTTGTTGAAGCCGATAGCAACGATGGTAAAATGTTTATTGCCCTTTATAATACTGAAACAGGATTTTTAAAGGAAAACTATAAAGGCCATATAAGTGCTATTGAAAATAAACGTTGCACAGTAACTTTTGAAGGGATTCCTGGGGGTATTTATGCAGTTTCCGTTTTTCATGATGAAAATGATAATGGAAAAATGGATACTAATTTTATGCATATTCCCAAAGAAGATTATGGCTGCTCAAATGGAGCTACTGGTTTTATGGGACCACCAAAATGGAAGGACGCTAAATTTGAAATTAAAGCAGATAAAGCCATTAAAATAACATTGTAA
- a CDS encoding 2TM domain-containing protein produces MDSNKSNFRKAKNKVEKLKRFYTHLGVYFMINTIITIVKVMSHMNIGGTFKEAFFSFSTMASWLIWGLVIAIHAFSVFGLPLIVGDDWEERKIQQFMNEEFEHNKKYK; encoded by the coding sequence ATGGACAGTAATAAATCAAATTTTAGAAAAGCGAAGAATAAAGTTGAAAAATTAAAACGGTTTTACACACATTTAGGTGTTTATTTTATGATTAATACAATTATCACTATAGTAAAAGTAATGAGTCATATGAATATTGGAGGAACATTTAAAGAGGCCTTTTTTAGCTTCTCTACGATGGCTTCTTGGTTAATTTGGGGCTTGGTCATTGCTATACACGCGTTTTCTGTATTTGGACTGCCACTTATTGTTGGCGATGATTGGGAGGAACGAAAAATACAGCAGTTTATGAATGAAGAATTTGAACACAATAAAAAATATAAGTAA
- a CDS encoding histidine kinase, with translation MKSLKKIILTFAIGCVVFVIGNLLSDGFKYDSFNDFAVQFGFYQLYAFVLGYSNMAFFDYMEKRTWTKGDYAKRIIIGIIGSTFITLVGLFLLRAGTSVFYYSNDFTKFIQNETWKAYSFGVWITLSIVTVFHVVYFYNRYQKNKIKEQKVIAGTASAKFDALKNQLDPHFLFNSLNVLTSLIEENPENAQKFTTSLSKVYRYVLEQKSKELVTVDEELNFARTYMSLLKMRFEDSIIFEIPDQASNPESKVVPLSLQLLLENAVKHNMVTSSKPLHVKIYEDGNHLVVMNNLQPKQIVKKSSGVGLENIKQRYQLLTNKKVHINQREKDFAVAIPMLTKQVSIMRTIQKSPKHLNDDYVRARKRVEELKAFYYSLISYVFVIPFLVFIWYNYSYMTIQWFWFPAFGWGLSLAFQAYRVFVDDGALGSGWEKRKIEEYMRKEDERKRWN, from the coding sequence ATGAAGTCATTAAAAAAAATAATTCTAACATTCGCCATAGGCTGTGTGGTATTTGTAATTGGGAACCTTTTATCAGATGGTTTTAAATATGATTCCTTTAATGACTTTGCTGTTCAATTCGGATTTTATCAATTATATGCCTTTGTTTTAGGGTATTCTAATATGGCGTTTTTCGATTATATGGAAAAGCGAACTTGGACAAAAGGAGATTACGCAAAGCGCATCATTATTGGTATCATTGGAAGTACCTTTATTACTCTCGTTGGTCTTTTTCTTTTACGAGCCGGAACGTCTGTGTTTTATTATAGTAATGACTTTACTAAGTTTATACAAAATGAAACTTGGAAAGCCTATTCGTTTGGTGTATGGATTACATTAAGTATTGTCACTGTTTTTCATGTGGTTTATTTCTATAATCGCTATCAGAAGAATAAAATTAAGGAGCAAAAAGTTATTGCAGGTACGGCAAGTGCTAAGTTTGATGCTTTAAAGAATCAGTTAGATCCTCATTTTTTGTTCAATAGTTTGAATGTGTTGACGAGTTTAATTGAGGAAAACCCTGAGAATGCTCAAAAATTCACGACGTCTTTATCAAAAGTGTATCGTTATGTTTTAGAGCAGAAAAGTAAAGAACTAGTAACGGTTGACGAAGAATTGAATTTTGCCAGAACCTACATGTCGCTATTAAAAATGCGATTTGAGGACAGTATCATTTTTGAGATACCAGATCAGGCTTCAAATCCTGAAAGTAAAGTGGTGCCTTTATCTTTGCAATTGTTGTTAGAAAATGCAGTAAAACATAATATGGTCACATCGAGTAAACCCTTGCATGTTAAAATATATGAGGATGGTAATCACTTGGTCGTAATGAATAATTTGCAACCCAAACAAATAGTAAAGAAGAGTAGTGGAGTTGGTTTAGAAAACATAAAACAACGGTACCAATTACTTACAAATAAAAAAGTACACATCAATCAACGAGAAAAGGATTTTGCCGTGGCAATTCCGATGCTCACAAAACAAGTATCAATCATGAGAACAATACAAAAATCACCTAAACATCTTAACGACGATTATGTAAGAGCACGTAAACGTGTAGAGGAATTAAAAGCCTTTTACTATAGTTTAATTTCTTATGTATTTGTAATCCCATTTCTAGTATTTATATGGTATAATTATTCTTATATGACCATTCAGTGGTTTTGGTTTCCTGCCTTTGGTTGGGGATTGAGTTTGGCTTTTCAGGCGTATAGAGTATTTGTAGATGACGGAGCGCTAGGATCTGGATGGGAAAAACGAAAAATTGAAGAGTACATGCGTAAAGAAGATGAACGTAAACGTTGGAATTAA